A segment of the Catenuloplanes nepalensis genome:
GGATCGGTCACGTACTGCCCGTCCAGCACCTTCACGGCGACGGCCCGGCCGAGGACCTCGTCGTAGGCGCGCCAGACGACGGCCATGCCGCCGCGGCCCACCTCGCCGTCGAGCCGGTATCGGCCTCCGAGAACCTGGTACTCGCGCACCGCGACAGTCTTCCGGCATCGACATCCGCCGACAAGTCAGGCGTTCCGGGTCATCGCCCAGGTGGGAACGCTGCGGTCATCCGGACGGCGGACATCCACAACCACAAAGCCGCCCATCGGGTACGAACGGTCGGTCCGGGACATGCAACTTCCATCCCGGTCAGGCGAGTCCGAGGTCGAACAGGCTGGCTGCGGCGTCGGTCAGGGAGTCGGCGGCCGGCCGGGCCTTCCAGCCGAGCACCCGTTCCGCGTGTGCGGCGCTGAGCCGGGTGCGCACGCCGAGGCTGGGCGCCAGCTGATCCATCTCCGCGTTGAACCGCGCACCGGCCCGGACCACCCAGTCCGGCAGCTCCCGCCGGGGCACCTTCGCGGCGCGGTCGCCGAACCGGTCGCGCAGCAGCGCGGCCATCTCCCGGAACCACAGGAACTCCCCGGCCGCGATGAACCGCTGCCCGGCCGCGTCGGGCGAGGTCATCGCCTCGGCGTGCAGCACCGCGAGGTCGCGCACGTCGACGATGGAGTAGCCCGTCCGCGGCAGCATCGGCATCCGCCCGGTGAGCATCATCCGGATCAGCGAGGTGGACGGGGACAGGTCGTCGTCGAGCGCCGGGCCCTGGATGTTCGCGGGCAGCACGGCGACGAACTCGGGCCCGCCGGTCCAGGACCGGACCAGATTCCACGCGTCCCGCTCGGCCAGGGTCTTCGCGCGTGGGTAGGCGTACCGCGGCAGGTCCGGCAGGTCGCTCCAGGTGCTCTCGTCCGCGGGCGCGCCCGGGTCGGCCGGGATCGCGGTGGCGGTGGAGGACGTCATGACCACCCGCCGGACGCCCGCGCGGTGCGCCGCCCGCAGCACCCGGCGGGTGCCGTCCCGGGCCGGGGCCAGCAGGTCCTGGCCGCGGAACTCGCCGACCGGCATCGGCGCCGCGGTGTGCACGACGTAGTCCATGCCGTCGGCCGCGGCGTCCCAGCCGTCGTCGTGCAGCAGGTCGGCGGCGGCGAACGTCAGCTCACCCGGCGTCGCGACCCTCTCCCGCACCGTGTCGGCGCGGGCCAGACTCCGGACCGTGGCCCGGACCCGGAAGCCCCGCCCCAGCAACTCCCGCACGATGTATCCCGCCATGAACCCGGACCCGCCGGTGACCAGCACTGATTCGCTCATGCCGCCACTGTTCGCCCGCCACGGAACCACAGCCAGGGACCGGTGGTACGTGGGTGGGCGCGCCTGGCGGCCGTACCCTCGGATCATGGACAGGCAGGGGTTGGCGACGTTTCTGCGCAGTCGCCGGGAGCGGATCACACCGCGGGATGTCGGCCTGCCGGTGCACACCCGGCGGCGCACACCCGGCCTGCGGCGGGAGGAGGTCGCCCAGCTGGCGTAGATCTCCGTCGACCACTACAGCCGCCTCGAACAGGGTCGCGGCCGGCACCCGTCCCGGGCCGTGCTCAACGGCATCGCCCGCGCGCTGCGGCTGACCGGCCAGGAACGCACCCACCTGTTCCGGCTCGGCGGTCAGGCCGAGACCGAGACCGTCGACGGGCCGGACGAGGACGTGCCCGCGGGCACGCTGCGCCTGATCGACCGGATGGGCGACGCCGGCGTCGTGGTGATGAACGGCGCCTGCCAGGTCCTCGCCTGGAACCCGCTCGCGGCCGCGCTGTTCGAGGACTTCTCCGCGCTCGGCGCCGGCAACCGCAACTTCGTGCGCCGCTACTTCCTGCACCCGGACCCGGCCCGCCGCGGGTACGGCATGGACGACACACCCCGGTTCGCCGGGACCGCGGTCAGCTACCTGCGCATCGCCGCGGCCCGCTACCCGCGGCACGCCGAGATCCACGAGCTGATCCGCGACCTGCTGGCCGGCAGCCCCGAGTTCGCCCGGCTGTGGCACGACCAGGAACTGCGCATCGAGCACCGCAGCCGGCAGATCGTCGAGCACCCGGAGGTCGGCCGGCTGGAACTGGACTTCGAGATCCTCACCATGCCCGACCGCGACCAGCAGGTCGTCCTGTTCACCGCGGAGCCCGGCTCACCGGTCTACCGCGCCCTGGAACTGTTGCGGGTCATCGGCACCCAGGACATGTCGGCCGAGCTCGGGTAGGCCGGCGGGTCGGCAGCGGTGCCGGTGCCGGTTAGGATCGCGGCATGTCCGAAGCGTTCGGGCCGGGTGCTCTCCCGGCAGACCTCGTCGACCGGTTCCTCGGCGCGCTCGACGGCACCGACGCGTGGACGGCCGGTGACGACACGTGGGCGCGGATCGAGGAGCTGATCGAGCGGGCCCGCGCGTCCGCACTGATCGGCGACGTCGAGGCGTTCGAGTGGACCGTCCGCGACCTGGAGATGATCGGCGGGCGCCACGCCGCCACGCCGGGCCGGGACCGCCCGCAGCCGCCGAAGATCGCCCAGAGCAAGCGGACGCTGAAACACACGCTGAGGCCGGCCCAGGCCCGCTGATGCGACGATCCGCCCCGCTGGCGGAGACCTGGCCGGGTCACCGACCGGCGGCTCTCCGGTGATCCATGCGCCCCCGAAGTCGTTCTGACGGCGTCGGGGACGCATGGATCGGTGGCGGCCGGGGCGCGGGCCTCAGCCGAAAGTCGTAGCGGGGCCGGCGCGGGGATATGGCTCCTGGCCGATGCGCCGGTCGTGGCCGGGCCGCCATGATCTCGACGTGAATCCTTCTCCGAGCCGGCACGCGGGTCGGCCATCAGGCGCGCCGCGGCCGTCCTCCGCCGGGGCCGGGCCGGAGACGACGCGGACGGCGGCGGCCACCCGGACGGAGGCGGCTACTCGACCGCCGGCGGCGGTGCGGCCGGTCGCCATCCTCCGACCGTTGCGCGGTTTGGACGGGTTCCGGCGCGACCGGCCGGTGGCGTGGCGGACGGCTGGATATGTGGCCGCGGCCGTGTTCGCCGGTGGGATCGGTGTGTTTGCCGGGCAGGAGGTGCAGGCGGCGTGGGGGCGGTGGGCCGCCGGAGCCTATGTGCTGGCCGCGCTGGTCACGGTGCTGTGGCGGCGACCGGCGGCGCGGACCGTGGCCACGGGCGTCGCGCTGGCCGGTGCGGTCGTGGCGCCGCTGGTGTGGATGGTGACCGGCGGCCGGGACATGTCGCCGGCCGGGCTGGGGCCGCTGCGGGTCATCAGCCGGGCCGGGCGGCTGCTGGTCGAGCACGGCAGCCCGTACCTGCCGATGGATCAGCTGACCGGGCCGGAGTCGCTGAATCCCTACGGCCCGCCGCTGACGATCTTCGGCCTGCCGCACGCGCTGGGTCTGGACGGCTGGGCGGGCAACCCGCGCACCTGGCTGGTGCTCAGCGCGGTACTGCTGGGGTATGCGGCGCTGCGGCTCGTGCGGGCGGACCGGCCGGTGTGGACGCTGGCGGCGGCCTTCGCCTCGCCCGTGCTGGCGCTCCCCGTGGTCATGGGCAGCACCGACCTGCCCGTGCTGGGCCTGCTGGTGCTGGGCGTCGCGCTGCTGGTCCGCGGCACGCACCCGGAGAGCACGGATGCGGAGCCGCAGGCCGCGGGCGCGCGTCCGGAGGGCTCGGGCGCATACCCGAGGGGCGCGGGTGCGCGCTCCGGAAGCCTTGATGGCAGGGATCTGGTGCCGGCCGGCGTGGCGCTGGGGGTGGCGTGTGCGATGAAGGCGACCGCGTTGCCGGCCGTGCTCGTGCTGATCCCGCTGTTGCTGGTGCGTGGTGGGTGGCGGCCGGTGCTCATGTTCACCGGGTCAGGCGTGCTGGCCGCGCTGGGCTCCGCCGTGCTGACCGCGCCGGCGATGCCGGCCGATTCCCGGGATCTGGTGCACAACATGGTGATGTTCCCGCTGCGGCTGACGTCGCAGCAGACCACCGCGGCCAGCCCGATGCCCGGCCAGGTGGTCGCGGCGGACGGCTCCGCCGGCAAGCTGCTGATGATCGGCCTGCTGGCCGTGGTGATGGCGGCGGTCTGCGCCTACCTGTGGCGGCGTCCCGCGCGGGACCTGCCCACGGCCGTGCTGCAGATGACCGTGATCTGGTCGCTGATCTTCACGCTCGCCCCGTCGACCCGCTACGGCTACTTCGTCTACCCACTGCTGATGCTGGGTCTGCGCAACCTGCTGCGCGACCGGAACCTCCCGCACCGAGTGGCGGCCCCGCGCTGAGTGGCGGCCCCGCGCTGAGTGGCGGCCCCGCGCTGAGTGGCGGCCCCGCGCTGAGTGGCGGCCCCGCGCTGAGTGGCGGCCCCGCGCCGGGCGGCGGCTCCGGGCTGAGCCGCGGCCGGGACGAATCCCGGCCGCGGTGAGGCCCGGCGCCGACGAGAGGGTCAGGCGACGTCGATCGCGTCGATCTCCGCGAAGTTGGCGCCCTTGCCGTACGAGATGGTGTTGTCACCCGCCCGCAGCGTCACGTCCCGCTCGCTGACCTGCCAGTTGTCCCAGCCGGTGAACGGATAGTCGACGGTCTGAGCCGCGACGCCGTTCACGGCCAGGCTGTGGCTCGCCGCACCCGCGTCGGACCCGTTCGCGAACCGGGTGTACAGCCGGTACGTCCCCGCGCGGGGCACGTGCACGGTGAACGTGACCCGGCTGTCCGCGAAGTCGATCCCGCCGACCACGACGCCGTTGCTGGCGCCGCCGGCCGCGTACCGCGCGTTGGCGCGGGCGAAGTCGGCGTCCTCGGCCTCGTAGCGCACCTTCGCGTCGTCGACGATCGGCCGGCTGCCCTGCCAGTCGAGCCGCTGCGAGTACATCGCCCGGTAGCTGAAGTCCGCGTTCCAGCCGTGGAAGACGATCCGGTCCCTGCCGTCCGGCCCGGTCACCACGTCCTGCCCGCCGGGCCCGCGCACCGCACCGGCGAACGCGTCCGTGGTCATCAGCGGTACGGCCGCCTTGGTGTACGGCCCGCGCAGGCCGGCCGAGGTCGCGTAGGAGCTCACGTAGCTGCCGTTGCCGAAGAAGTTCGCGGAGTAGAACAGCACGTACGTCCCGTCGCGCTTCCACAGCGTGGGCGCCTCGACCAACGTACCCTCGAACGGTTTGTTCTGTTTGATCAGTGGGGTCTCGGTGCCGGTGCGGCGCAGCCCGTCCGCGCTGACCTGCTGCAGGCGCAGCCAGGTGTCCTGCGCGCAGCAGTTGCCGTCGTTCTTCCACAGGATGTAGCGGCGCCCGTTCTCGGTGAACGAGGACGCGTCGATCGCGCCGCCGATCTCCGGCGTGCAGACCAGCGCGGTGGCCTGCGGCACGAACGGCCCGCCCGGTGCGGTCGCGGTGGCCGCGCCGATGCACTGCTTGCCGGACGCGCGGTCGTGCGCCGTGTACCACATGACGAAGCTGCGTGGCCCGGCCTGGAACACCTCCGGCGCCCAGACGCCGCGGTCGCCGGACCCGCCGGGCGGGAACGACCAGTCCGGGTCGACCCAGGCACCGAGCGTCGGCAGCGCGTCGCCGGGCTGCACGGTCCAGGTGACCAGGTCGGTGGAGGTGGCCCACTTGATGTTGCGGCCGTCGCTGTTGGTGGCGTAGGCGTAGTAGGTGCGGCCGAATTTCATCACGTCCGGGTCGGCGAAGTTCTGGTCGATGACCGGGCCGGACACGGCCGCGGACGCGGGTGCGGCCGTGAGCAGGCCCGCGGCGAGCGCGAGGGCGGCGACGATGGCGCCGCGCCGGAGAGCGGTAAGACGCATGGTGTCTCCACAGGGGTCGGTGGTGTTACAACGTCGGTCGATATCGGCGTTCTGTCAAGAGAACCAGCGGGCGAGGTGGTCGTCGAGGTCGCGCTGCTCGTCGCCGATCCAGGCCACGTGGCCGTCCGGGCGGAGCAGCACGGCCGGGACGTCGAGCGCCGCGTCCGGGTCCCTGAGCAGGCCGACGCGGTCGTGCCGGCCGCCGGTGCTGAGGTGCCCGGTGCGGTCCAGCAGGAGGCCGCGGCCGTGGCGCAGCAGGTCGTAGAGGCGGCCGGTGCGCACGTCGACGTCGGGCATGCGGCGGCCGAGCAGGTCCGGGCCGGGACCGAGGTCGTACCGGACGCCGATCGCGGTGATCTTCTCCATCAGGTGCCGGTTCACCTCCGGGATGCCGATCAGCTCGGTGAGCAGGCGACGCAGCGGGCCGTCGGGTGCCAGAGCGGTCTGCGCACGTGTGTTGTCCAGGACGTCCGCCGCGACCGGGCGGCGCTCGGCCTGATAGCTGTCGAGCAGCTCCGGCGGTGCCCAGCCGCGGACCTGGCCGGCGAGCTTCCAGCCGAGGTTGACCGCGTCCTGGATGCCCAGGTTGAGGCCCTGCCCGCCGATCGGCGGGTGGATGTGGGCCGCGTCGCCGGCCAGCAGCACGCGCCCGGCCCGGTAGGTGTCGGCCAGCCGGGTGGCGTCGCCGAACCGGGACAGCCAGCGCGGCGAGTGCACGCCGAAGTCGGTGCCCGCGATCGCGTGCAGGGCCCGCCGGAAGTCCTCGATCGTGGGTGGCTCCGATCGGCCGGAGGCACCATCGGCTGAAGAAGCAGCGGTTCCAGGAGCAGCGGTTCCAGGGGCAGCGGTTCCAGGGGCAGCGGTTCCAGGGGCGGGGACCACCACGCGATAGACGCCGTCGCCGGATGGCCGGAGGTCGAGCCGCCGGTCGGTCGCGCGCACCTCGGCGACCCGGGCGGTGACGGCCTCCACCGGTACACCCGCCGACATCTCGCCCATCAGCGTGTCGTTGCGCGAGGGTTCGCCGGGAAATCCCACGCCGAGCAGCCCGCGCACCGCGCTGCGTGCACCGTCGCACCCCACCAGGTAACGCGTTCGCAGCCGTTCCCCGCCGGCCAGCCGCACGGTCACGCCGTCGTCGTCCTGCGCCAGACCGGTCACCGCGCACCCGCGCCGGACCTCCGCACCCAGCCCGATCGCGTGCTCCTCGAGCACCTCGACCACGGCCGGCTGCCGAATGCCCAGCAGATAGGAGTTCGGCGAGTCGAATCCGTCCGGCACCGGCGCGTCGATGGCGGCGAAGAAGCCGCGCGCCGGGCGCTTCCGGCCGCGCGCGACCAGACGGTCCAGCAGCCCGCGCATCGCCATCAGTTCCAGGCTGCGTACGTGCAGCCCGACGATCCGGACAGCGGACGCGGGCTCGGTGTCCCGCTCCAGCACGAGCACGCGCACGTCGTGCAGCCGCAGCTCGGCGGCGAGCATGGCGCCGGTCGGCCCGCACCCGGCGATGATCACGTCGAACAAGATGGTGCCCTTCGGGAGTCGGCGCTCCCGGCGACACCTACGACTGTCGCTCGGCCGTGACGGGAAGGGGGAGCACCCAGATCGATACGGCGTTCATGGGTCTCACCTCCTCGGGCAGTGTCACGATCAGCCGCACGCTACAAGCCCGGACGCCGCCGCGTCCAGCGGATATCGCGGAATCGCATACGCCCCGGCAACATCCGTCCCGCTGACCTGAGCGGTGCCGGCGCCGGAGATCCGGCGGCGGCACCGCCCACGTGCGGCCGGTGCCTCAGGCGCGGTGGCAGACCGCTTCGAGGTTGATGCCGTGCGGGTCCAGGACGAACGCGCCGTAGTAGTCGTCGTGGTACTCGGGGTGGATCGCGGGCTCCAGCAGCGGGGTGGCGCCGGCCTCGAGCGCGGCGCGGTGGAAGACGTCCACGGCCTCCCGGGTGTCGACGGTGAAGGCCAGGTGCATGTTCGTGCCGACGGTGCCGCCGTCGATCAGCCAGAAGTACGGCTTCACGCCGGCCAGCCCGAAGCCGGTCATCGCGGTCGGCTGGTTCGGCGTGGCGTTCGGCGGGATCTGGAGCATCCTGGTGATCCCGATGGCGGCCAGCACCGGCTCGTAGAAGGCCACGGCGGCGGTGAGGTCCGGCACGGCGACGTTGAGGTGGTCGATGCGAGATCCCGAGCGGTCGAGGTTCATGCATGCCAGGTTGCCCCGGGTAGCGGACATCGAGTGACCGCTATCGGCCGAACATCACCCGGCCGCACAACGGCGGACGCGGCGACCGGCCACATCGGCTGCGAGGGCGTAAGGAATCCGAAAGGTCCGGCGCGGGCCGGGCTGGGTAGCGTGGGCCGGATGGGATATCGGGTGCTGGTCGTCGACGACGATCCGATCGTCAGCGACGTCGTGCGGCGCTACCTGGAGCAGGACGGGTGCGAGGTGCGCCTCGCCGGTGACGGCGCGGCCGGGCTGGCCGCGGTCGCGGCGGAGCGGCCCGATCTCGTGGTGCTCGACCTGATGATGCCGGGGGTCGACGGTCTCGAGGTCTGCCGGCGGCTGCGGCGGGAGCTGCCGGACCTGCCGGTCGTGATGCTGACCGCGCTCGGCGAGGAGGCCGACCGGGTGCTCGGCCTGGAGGTCGGCGCGGACGACTACGTGACCAAGCCGTTCTCGCCGCGCGAGCTGGTGCTGCGCATCCGGTCGGTGCTGCGCCGGACCGGCGGCTCGGCCGGCGCGGTGAGCGGGCCGGCCGTGCTCGCCGACGGTGACCTCGTCGTCGACACCGCGCGCCGGATCGTGACCCGCGGCGGGGCGCCGCTGGCGCTGACCGTGCGCGAGTTCGACCTGCTGGCGTTCCTGCTGGGCAGCCCGGGCCGGGCCTGGTCCCGGACCGATCTGCTGAGCCGGGTGTGGGGCTGGCAGTTCGGCGACCAGTCGACCGTGACCGTGCACGTGCGCCGGCTGCGGGAGAAGATCGAGGACGATCCGGCCGAGCCGCGCCGGATCCAGACGGTCTGGGGCGTCGGCTACCGCTACGAGACGGCCAGCGGATGACCGACCTGCTGCTCATCGGGGGGTACGCGTTGCTGGCCGGCGGCGTCGTCGGCGCCGGGGGAGCGCTGGCCCTGCGCCTGCTGCGCGGCCGGTCGATCCTGGTGCACATCGTGCTGCTGCTGGCCGTCACCGTGCTCGCCGTGGTCGCCGGCGTGGTCACGGTCGCGTACGCGATGTTCCTCTCCGGCCACGACCTGCGCGTCGTGCTGGTCACGGTCGGCGCGTCCGCTCTGGTCAGCCTGCTCGTCGGCGGCCTGTTCGGGCGCCGTCTGGCCGCGGCCGCGGTCTGGGCGCGCGCGGCCCGCGACCGCGAACGTCGCCTGGAGGCCGGCCGCCGGGAGCTGGTCGCGTGGGTCTCGCACGACCTGCGCACGCCGCTGGCCGGGCTGCGCGCGATGGCCGAGGCGCTGGAGGACGGCGTGGTCGGCGATCCGGCCACGGCCGCGGAGTACCACCGCCGGATCCGGGTCGAGGCCGACCGGATGACGCGGCTGGTCGACGACCTGTTCGAGCTGTCCCGGATCAACGCGGGCGCGCTGCGGCTGGCGGTCACGTCCGTACCGCTGCGGG
Coding sequences within it:
- a CDS encoding NAD-dependent epimerase/dehydratase family protein; the encoded protein is MSESVLVTGGSGFMAGYIVRELLGRGFRVRATVRSLARADTVRERVATPGELTFAAADLLHDDGWDAAADGMDYVVHTAAPMPVGEFRGQDLLAPARDGTRRVLRAAHRAGVRRVVMTSSTATAIPADPGAPADESTWSDLPDLPRYAYPRAKTLAERDAWNLVRSWTGGPEFVAVLPANIQGPALDDDLSPSTSLIRMMLTGRMPMLPRTGYSIVDVRDLAVLHAEAMTSPDAAGQRFIAAGEFLWFREMAALLRDRFGDRAAKVPRRELPDWVVRAGARFNAEMDQLAPSLGVRTRLSAAHAERVLGWKARPAADSLTDAAASLFDLGLA
- a CDS encoding MmyB family transcriptional regulator; this encodes MLNGIARALRLTGQERTHLFRLGGQAETETVDGPDEDVPAGTLRLIDRMGDAGVVVMNGACQVLAWNPLAAALFEDFSALGAGNRNFVRRYFLHPDPARRGYGMDDTPRFAGTAVSYLRIAAARYPRHAEIHELIRDLLAGSPEFARLWHDQELRIEHRSRQIVEHPEVGRLELDFEILTMPDRDQQVVLFTAEPGSPVYRALELLRVIGTQDMSAELG
- a CDS encoding CATRA system-associated protein, whose protein sequence is MSEAFGPGALPADLVDRFLGALDGTDAWTAGDDTWARIEELIERARASALIGDVEAFEWTVRDLEMIGGRHAATPGRDRPQPPKIAQSKRTLKHTLRPAQAR
- a CDS encoding glycosyltransferase 87 family protein — encoded protein: MRGLDGFRRDRPVAWRTAGYVAAAVFAGGIGVFAGQEVQAAWGRWAAGAYVLAALVTVLWRRPAARTVATGVALAGAVVAPLVWMVTGGRDMSPAGLGPLRVISRAGRLLVEHGSPYLPMDQLTGPESLNPYGPPLTIFGLPHALGLDGWAGNPRTWLVLSAVLLGYAALRLVRADRPVWTLAAAFASPVLALPVVMGSTDLPVLGLLVLGVALLVRGTHPESTDAEPQAAGARPEGSGAYPRGAGARSGSLDGRDLVPAGVALGVACAMKATALPAVLVLIPLLLVRGGWRPVLMFTGSGVLAALGSAVLTAPAMPADSRDLVHNMVMFPLRLTSQQTTAASPMPGQVVAADGSAGKLLMIGLLAVVMAAVCAYLWRRPARDLPTAVLQMTVIWSLIFTLAPSTRYGYFVYPLLMLGLRNLLRDRNLPHRVAAPR
- a CDS encoding family 43 glycosylhydrolase translates to MRLTALRRGAIVAALALAAGLLTAAPASAAVSGPVIDQNFADPDVMKFGRTYYAYATNSDGRNIKWATSTDLVTWTVQPGDALPTLGAWVDPDWSFPPGGSGDRGVWAPEVFQAGPRSFVMWYTAHDRASGKQCIGAATATAPGGPFVPQATALVCTPEIGGAIDASSFTENGRRYILWKNDGNCCAQDTWLRLQQVSADGLRRTGTETPLIKQNKPFEGTLVEAPTLWKRDGTYVLFYSANFFGNGSYVSSYATSAGLRGPYTKAAVPLMTTDAFAGAVRGPGGQDVVTGPDGRDRIVFHGWNADFSYRAMYSQRLDWQGSRPIVDDAKVRYEAEDADFARANARYAAGGASNGVVVGGIDFADSRVTFTVHVPRAGTYRLYTRFANGSDAGAASHSLAVNGVAAQTVDYPFTGWDNWQVSERDVTLRAGDNTISYGKGANFAEIDAIDVA
- a CDS encoding FAD-dependent monooxygenase, translating into MFDVIIAGCGPTGAMLAAELRLHDVRVLVLERDTEPASAVRIVGLHVRSLELMAMRGLLDRLVARGRKRPARGFFAAIDAPVPDGFDSPNSYLLGIRQPAVVEVLEEHAIGLGAEVRRGCAVTGLAQDDDGVTVRLAGGERLRTRYLVGCDGARSAVRGLLGVGFPGEPSRNDTLMGEMSAGVPVEAVTARVAEVRATDRRLDLRPSGDGVYRVVVPAPGTAAPGTAAPGTAAPGTAASSADGASGRSEPPTIEDFRRALHAIAGTDFGVHSPRWLSRFGDATRLADTYRAGRVLLAGDAAHIHPPIGGQGLNLGIQDAVNLGWKLAGQVRGWAPPELLDSYQAERRPVAADVLDNTRAQTALAPDGPLRRLLTELIGIPEVNRHLMEKITAIGVRYDLGPGPDLLGRRMPDVDVRTGRLYDLLRHGRGLLLDRTGHLSTGGRHDRVGLLRDPDAALDVPAVLLRPDGHVAWIGDEQRDLDDHLARWFS
- a CDS encoding VOC family protein; the encoded protein is MNLDRSGSRIDHLNVAVPDLTAAVAFYEPVLAAIGITRMLQIPPNATPNQPTAMTGFGLAGVKPYFWLIDGGTVGTNMHLAFTVDTREAVDVFHRAALEAGATPLLEPAIHPEYHDDYYGAFVLDPHGINLEAVCHRA
- a CDS encoding response regulator transcription factor, with protein sequence MGYRVLVVDDDPIVSDVVRRYLEQDGCEVRLAGDGAAGLAAVAAERPDLVVLDLMMPGVDGLEVCRRLRRELPDLPVVMLTALGEEADRVLGLEVGADDYVTKPFSPRELVLRIRSVLRRTGGSAGAVSGPAVLADGDLVVDTARRIVTRGGAPLALTVREFDLLAFLLGSPGRAWSRTDLLSRVWGWQFGDQSTVTVHVRRLREKIEDDPAEPRRIQTVWGVGYRYETASG
- a CDS encoding sensor histidine kinase, translating into MTDLLLIGGYALLAGGVVGAGGALALRLLRGRSILVHIVLLLAVTVLAVVAGVVTVAYAMFLSGHDLRVVLVTVGASALVSLLVGGLFGRRLAAAAVWARAARDRERRLEAGRRELVAWVSHDLRTPLAGLRAMAEALEDGVVGDPATAAEYHRRIRVEADRMTRLVDDLFELSRINAGALRLAVTSVPLRDVVSDALAGVAPLAASRGITLDAPEAGWPVVRASERELARVISNLLINSVRYTPADGTVRVEAGLDDADVWLAVSDTCGGIPEPDLTRVFDVAFRGERARTPDPEHAGGGLGLAIVRGLVEAHGGRVGVRNAGGGCRFEVRLPAAVTER